DNA sequence from the Candidatus Polarisedimenticolaceae bacterium genome:
CGACGTCCCGAGTTGACACGGCCTTTTCCGGGTTCCTAGAATCGCCCGCTGCCGTGGAATCCCGCGGCGAGGCGTTTTCCAGGCCCCCCGGGGACACTTCCATGCCCTCCTTCGGAGAGACGCTGCGACGCGAGCGGGAGCTGCGTCAGATCTCGCTGAGGGAGATCTCCGAGGCGACGAAGATCAACCTGCGTTACCTGGACGCCCTCGAACGCGACGACTTCCGTCACCTCCCCGGGGGGGTGTTCAACAAGGGATTCGTCCGCGCCTACGCCCAGTACATCGGCATCGACGCCGACGGCATGGTGGACGCGTACCTCGACGAGGAGCGGCGCCAGACCCAGAGCGTGGAGCCCCCGCGCCCGGGCGAGCCCCTCCGACGGGGAGGGCCGGCCCTCGCGGCGGAACGCGAGGCGGAGCGCGCCGCGGCCGATCGTCGCGGGCGCCGGCGCGTGCTC
Encoded proteins:
- a CDS encoding helix-turn-helix transcriptional regulator, with translation MPSFGETLRRERELRQISLREISEATKINLRYLDALERDDFRHLPGGVFNKGFVRAYAQYIGIDADGMVDAYLDEERRQTQSVEPPRPGEPLRRGGPALAAEREAERAAADRRGRRRVLLGAAILALLLVAVGAAAVALGWIDLPLPKAWR